The following nucleotide sequence is from Pseudomonas sessilinigenes.
TCCATCGCGCATGGCGGTGTTCCTCGGCGATATCATCGACCGCGGCCCGCGTATTCGCGAGGCCCTGCACATCGTCCACGACATGGCCGAGGCCGGCCAGGCGCTGTGCATCATGGGCAACCATGAGTTCAATGCCCTGGGCTGGAGTACACCGGCCGCGCCGGGCAGTGGCAAGCAGTTCGTGCGCGAGCACACACCGCGCCATGCCAGACTGATCCACGAGACCCTGGCGCAGTTCGAACAGCACCCGGGCGACTGGCATGACTTTCTTCAGTGGTTCTACCAGATGCCGCTGTTCGTCGACGCCGGGCGCTTCCGGGTGGTCCATGCCTGTTGGGATTCGGCGCTGATCACCCAGCTACGCCAGCGCTACCCGGACGGCTGCATCGATCGCGATTTCCTCCAGGCCTCGGCGTTGCCTGACAGCTTTGCCAGCAATGCCTTCGACCGCCTGCTGCGTGGCACCGACATGCGCCTGCCCCATGGCCTGACCATGACCAGCGGCGACGGCCTGACCCGTTCGTTCTTCCGTACCAAGTTCTGGGAAGACGACCCGCAGACCTATGGCGACATCGTCTTCCAGCCCGATGCCTTGCCCGAGCCAGTAGCGCGCACGCCATTGTCCAGGGACGAGAAGAACAGCCTGCTGCGCTACGCCGTCGAGGAGCCGTTGCTGTTCGTCGGCCACTATTGGCGCAGCGGCACGCCGGCGCCGATCCGGCCCAACCTGGCCTGCCTGGACTACAGCGCGGTGCTCTACGGCAAGCTCGCCGCCTACCGCCTGGACCAGGAAACGCGCCTGGACCCGAACAAGTTCGTCTGGGTCGACGTCGAGCGGCCGGAGGTGCTGCGATGAGCGCGGTAGCGATTTTGCGCCTGCCCCTGGCCACTGACCTCAGCGGCTTCGTCAAGCTCTTGCAGCGCATGCAAGTGCCCCATCGGGTCAGCGAGGAAGCGGGGGAGCAGGTGCTGTGGGTGCCCGAATCCATCCGCGAGGACGTGCTGGACCTGTACCAGCGTTTTCCCCAGGGCGATCCCGAACAGCAACTGGACATTCCCCAGGCCGCCGCCCCGGTGGGCCTTGGGCTGGTCCAGCAATTGCGACGCAGCCCGGTTACCGCGTTGATCTTGGTCCTGAGCCTGGCGGTTTGTGGCATCACCCTGTTGGGGGACAACCTGCAGGCCTTGAGCTGGTTCACCTTCCTGCAGTTTCGCGTGGCGGGCGACTACATCCAGTTCAGCTCCCTGGCCGACAGCCTGGCGGCGGGGCAATGGTGGCGCCTGGTGACACCGATGCTGGTTCACTTCGGCATCCTGCACATCGCCATGAACGGCATGTGGTACTGGGAACTGGGGCGGCGCATCGAGTTGCGCCAGGGCAGTATCAACCTGCTGGGCCTGACCCTGCTGTTCAGCCTGGTGTCCAACTACGCGCAATATTATTTCAGTGGCCCGAGCTTGTTCGGTGGCCTCTCCGGAGTGCTCTACGGACTGCTGGGGCATTGCTGGATCTATCAATGGCTGTCGCCCAACCCCATCTACCGCCTGCCCCGGGGTGTGCTGGTGATGATGCTGGTGTGGCTGCTGCTGTGTCTGTCCGGGCTGATCTCGATGATCGGCTTCGGTGAAATCGCCAATGCCGCCCATGTTGGCGGTTTGCTCGTCGGTTGCCTTACCGGTCTGTTGGGTGGCTTGTACAGCCGCCGTAGACCGGCCCCTTGAGTTCAGGAGTCTGGTATGTCGTCCTTTGTCGAAATGATCGAAAACATCACCCCCGATATCTATCGCAGCCTGAAGCTGGCGGTGGAGATCGGCAAATGGTCCGATGGCCGCAAGCTCACCGCTGAGCAGCGTGAACTGTCGCTGCAGGCGATGATCGCCTGGGAGATGCAGAACCTGCCGGAGGAGGAGCGCACCGGCTACATGGGCCCGCAGGAGTGCTCGTCGAAGTCCGAGCCGGTGCCGAACATCCTGTTCAAGTCGGATGCCATCCATTGATCGAGATCGGCCGCGGCTCCATCAGTAAAATGTCGGCTCGTCTCGACGGGCCGAATGTGCAATACGCTTTTCGCCTGGGTGATAGCGAGGTGCCGGTCAACCCCTTGATCGGCAGCAGGCTGCGCCTGGAATACCTGGGGGCGATCCACTGCACCCATTGCGGACGCAAGACCAAGACCAGCTTCAGCCAGGGCTATTGCTATCCGTGCATGACCAAGCTGGCCCAGTGCGATGTCTGCATCATGAGCCCGGAACGCTGCCACTACGACTCCGGCACCTGCCGCGAGCCGTCCTGGGGCGAACAGTTCTGCATGACCGACCACGTGGTCTACCTGGCCAACTCCTCGGGGATCAAGGTCGGCATCACCCGGGCGACCCAGTTGCCCACTCGCTGGCTCGACCAGGGCGCCAGCCAGGCGTTACCGATCATGCGTGTAGCGACCCGCCAGCAGTCCGGTTTCGTCGAAGACCTGTTCCGTTCCCAGGTGGCCGACAAGACCAACTGGCGGGCCTTGCTCAAGGGCGATGCCCAGGCCGTGGACCTGGTGCAGGTGCGCGAGCAGCTGTTCGCATCCTGCGCCGAGGGCCTGCTGGCCTTGCAGCAGCGGTTCGGCCTGCAGGCGATCCAGCCGGTGCGTGACATCGAACCCCTGGAAATCCGTTATCCGGTCGAGGAGTACCCGACCAAGATCGTCAGTTTCAACCTGGACAAGAATCCGATCGCCGAAGGCACCCTGCTGGGGATCAAGGGCCAGTACCTGATCTTCGACACCGGCGTGATCAACATTCGCAAGTACACGGCCTACCAGCTGGCCGTGCATCAGTAGAAGGAATTCGCCATGCGCACCGAACAGCCGAAGATGATCTACCTGAAGGACTATCAGGCCCCCGAGTACCTGATCGACGAGACGCACCTGACCTTCGAGTTGTTCGAGGACCACAGCCTGGTCCATGCGCAACTGGTGATGCGTCGCAACCCGGCCCGTGGTGCCGGGCTGCCGCCCCTAGTGCTCGACGGCCAGCAGCTGGAACTGCTGTCGGTGAGCCTGTCCGACCAGCTTCTGGAAGCTGGCGACTATCAGCTCGACGACAGCTACCTGACCCTGCACCCAGCCAGCGCCAGCTTCACCGTGGATACCAGCGTGCGGATCCACCCCGAAAGCAATACCGCCCTGGAAGGCCTGTACAAGTCCAGCGGCATGTTCTGCACCCAGTGCGAGGCCGAGGGCTTTCGCAAGATCACCTACTACCTGGACCGCCCGGATGTGATGAGCAAGTTCACCACCACCGTGGTGGCCGAGCAGCACCGCTATCCGGTGCTGCTGTCCAACGGCAACCCGATCGCCAGCGGCCCGGGCGAAGACGGCCGGCACTGGGCGACCTGGGAAGACCCGTTCATGAAGCCGGCCTACCTGTTCGCCCTGGTGGCAGGGGACCTGTGGTGTGTCGAGGACAGCTTCTGCACCATGAGCGGCCGCGACGTGGCGCTGCGCATCTATGTCGAGCCGGAGAACATCGACAAGTGCCAGCACGCCATGAACAGCCTGAAGAAGTCCATGCGCTGGGACGAACAGACCTACGGTCGCGAGTATGACCTGGACATCTTCATGATCGTCGCGGTCAATGACTTCAACATGGGCGCCATGGAAAACAAGGGCCTGAACATCTTCAACTCCAGCGCCGTGCTGGCCCGTGCCGAGACCGCCACCGATGGCGCCCACCAGCGGGTCGAGGGCATCGTCGCCCACGAGTACTTCCATAACTGGTCGGGCAACCGGGTCACCTGCCGCGACTGGTTCCAGCTGTCGCTCAAGGAAGGCTTCACGGTATTCCGTGATGCCGGGTTTTCTTCGGACATGAATTCGCGCACGGTCAAGCGCATCCAGGACGTGGCCTACCTGCGCACCCACCAGTTCGCCGAAGACGCCGGTCCCATGGCCCATGCCGTGCGCCCGGAGAGCTTCATCGAGATCTCCAACTTCTACACCCTGACCGTGTACGAGAAGGGCTCGGAAGTGGTGGGCATGATCCACACCCTGCTGGGCGCCGAGGGCTTCCGCCAGGGCAGCGACCTGTACTTTGCACGCCACGACGGCCAGGCCGTGACCTGCGACGATTTCGTCAAGGCCATGGAAGACGCCAACGGCGTCGACCTGACTCAGTTCAAGCGCTGGTACAGCCAGGCCGGTACTCCGCGCCTCGCGGTCAGCGAGTCCTATGACGCCGCAGCCAAGACCTACAGCCTGACCTTCCGCCAGAGCTGCCCGCAGACGCCGGACAAGGTGGAAAAACTGCCATTCGTGATCCCGGTGGAGTTGGGCCTGCTGGACAGCCGGGGCGCCGCCATGGCCCTGCGCCTGGCTGGCGAGGCCAGTGCCCAGGGCACTTCCCGGGTGATCTCGGTGACCGAGGCCGAGCAGACCTTCACGTTCGTCGATGTTGCCGAACAACCGCTGCCGTCGCTGCTGCGTGGGTTCTCGGCGCCGGTGAAGCTGAGCTTCCCCTACAACCGCGACCAACTGATGTTCCTCATGCAGCATGACAGCGACGGTTTCAACCGCTGGGATGCCGGCCAGCAGTTGGCGGTGCAGGTACTGCAGGAACTGATCGGCCAGCACCAGCAGGGCCAGGCCCTGGTGATGGACCAACGCCTGGTGACCGCCCTGGGCACCGTGCTGGCCGACGAGAGCCTGGACCAGGCCATGGTCGCGGAAATGCTGTCGCTGCCGGGTGAGGCCTATCTCACCGAGATCAGCGAAGTGGCGGATGTCGAGGCTATCCATGGGGCCCGTGAATTCGCTCGCAAGCAACTGGCCGAGCAGCTGTTCGACGCCTTGCTCAAGCGCTACCAGGACAATCGCGAGCTGTCCCGCGCCACCGCCTATGTGGCCGAGTCCGAGCACTTCGCTCGCCGCGCGCTGCAGAACATTACCTTGTCCTACCTGATGCTCGTCGGCAAGCCCGAGGTCCTGGCGGCCACCATCGAGCAATTCGACAGCGCCGACAACATGACCGAACGCCTGACCGCCCTGGCGGTACTGGTCAACTCGCCGTTCGAGGCCGAGAGGGCACAGGCGCTGGCGGTATTCGCCGAGAACTTCAAGGACAATGCGCTGGTCATGGACCAATGGTTCAGCGTGCAGGCCGCCAGCCCGCTGCCTGGTGGACTGGCGCGGGTCAAGGCATTGATGGAGCACCCGGCGTTCAACATCAAGAACCCGAACAAGGTACGGGCTGTATTCGGTGCGTTTGCTGGCCAGAACCTGATCAACTTCCATGCTGGCGATGGCTCGGGCTACCGTTTCCTGGCGGACCTGGTGATCCAGCTCAATGCCATCAACCCGCAGATTGCCTCTCGACAACTGGCGCCGTTGACTCGCTGGCGCAAGTACGACAGCGCCCGGCAGGCATTGATGAAGGCCGAGCTGGAGCGCATTCGCGCCTCGGGCGAGCTGTCCAGCGATGTGTTCGAGGTGGTGAGCAAGAGCCTCGCCTGACCTGGCTCGAAGGCGAATGGGCTCCCTCGGGGGCCTGTTCGCTTTCGTGGCCGGTATTTCCCTGCAGTTCCGACCGGCCTTGCCCATGGGCGTGCCGGTCCTTTCTTCCTTTCTTCTTCGCTTGCCCCACGACCGCCCCTGGCCTATACCGGCAGGGTGGCGCCTGCCTGGACCACATATCGATCACTTCGACGAATGCCCGATGATTCAGGGTGCACGTGGGGGGACGTGATTAACAAAAGATAACGTGGCGTCGATTGTCAGACGTTTCCAAAGCCCGATAGGATAGCCCGCAGCCAAAGGGGCTCTAGATTGCAGGTTTCAGGACGATCGGCTTGATCGGACGAACACCCGCGACACCCTGCAGGCGCCCTGAAAGGTTGAACGACCTGACAATAATAATGGGGGAGTGGTCTATGAGTGAGCCTGTCATGGGTGTGGTTGCTGGCCGCCCGCCGGCGTTGCGTGGGTTCGCAGCGTTGGCCGCAGCGCTCTCGCTGTTGGGTGTCGCGACACTGCCGGCACCGGTCCTGGCCGCTGCCAGCGCAGCGGATACGGTTGTCTATTCCATTGAATCGCCCAAGGCGGCGAAAAACCTGATGCTCGATGTGGTCCACGCCGGCAAGCGCCTGGTGGCGGTGGGCGACCGTGGGCACATTCTCTATTCCGATGACCAGGGCGCAAGCTGGGCCCAGGCCAAGGTGCCGAGCCGGCAGCTATTGACCGCGGTGTATTTCGTCGACGAGCAACACGGCTGGGCCGTGGGCCACGACGCGCAGGTGCTCGCCAGTACCGACGGTGGCCTCACCTGGACCCGGCAGTTCCAGGACCTCAAGCGCGAGGCACCGCTGCTGGACGTGTGGTTCAAGGATGCCCAGGTCGGATATGCCGTGGGAGCCTATGGCGCCTTGCTGGAGACCACCGATGGCGGCCAGCACTGGGAGGACGCCAGCGATCGCCTGGACAACCCGGATCAGTTCCATCTAAACGCTATTGCCCAGATCAAGGATTCCGGACTG
It contains:
- a CDS encoding WD40/YVTN/BNR-like repeat-containing protein: MSEPVMGVVAGRPPALRGFAALAAALSLLGVATLPAPVLAAASAADTVVYSIESPKAAKNLMLDVVHAGKRLVAVGDRGHILYSDDQGASWAQAKVPSRQLLTAVYFVDEQHGWAVGHDAQVLASTDGGLTWTRQFQDLKREAPLLDVWFKDAQVGYAVGAYGALLETTDGGQHWEDASDRLDNPDQFHLNAIAQIKDSGLFIVGEQGSMFRSADGGQTWERLEGPYEGSLFGVIGTGQPATLLVYGLRGNLYRSTDFGSTWEQVQLNAARGALEFGLSGATVLEDGSLVIVGNGGSVIRSTDHGLSFSVFNRPDRISLSAVSGAGNGGLILAGQGGVRVATATGAELGSN
- a CDS encoding DUF2797 domain-containing protein, translating into MIEIGRGSISKMSARLDGPNVQYAFRLGDSEVPVNPLIGSRLRLEYLGAIHCTHCGRKTKTSFSQGYCYPCMTKLAQCDVCIMSPERCHYDSGTCREPSWGEQFCMTDHVVYLANSSGIKVGITRATQLPTRWLDQGASQALPIMRVATRQQSGFVEDLFRSQVADKTNWRALLKGDAQAVDLVQVREQLFASCAEGLLALQQRFGLQAIQPVRDIEPLEIRYPVEEYPTKIVSFNLDKNPIAEGTLLGIKGQYLIFDTGVINIRKYTAYQLAVHQ
- a CDS encoding YeaC family protein, encoding MSSFVEMIENITPDIYRSLKLAVEIGKWSDGRKLTAEQRELSLQAMIAWEMQNLPEEERTGYMGPQECSSKSEPVPNILFKSDAIH
- a CDS encoding rhomboid family intramembrane serine protease, with the translated sequence MSAVAILRLPLATDLSGFVKLLQRMQVPHRVSEEAGEQVLWVPESIREDVLDLYQRFPQGDPEQQLDIPQAAAPVGLGLVQQLRRSPVTALILVLSLAVCGITLLGDNLQALSWFTFLQFRVAGDYIQFSSLADSLAAGQWWRLVTPMLVHFGILHIAMNGMWYWELGRRIELRQGSINLLGLTLLFSLVSNYAQYYFSGPSLFGGLSGVLYGLLGHCWIYQWLSPNPIYRLPRGVLVMMLVWLLLCLSGLISMIGFGEIANAAHVGGLLVGCLTGLLGGLYSRRRPAP
- the pepN gene encoding aminopeptidase N, producing MRTEQPKMIYLKDYQAPEYLIDETHLTFELFEDHSLVHAQLVMRRNPARGAGLPPLVLDGQQLELLSVSLSDQLLEAGDYQLDDSYLTLHPASASFTVDTSVRIHPESNTALEGLYKSSGMFCTQCEAEGFRKITYYLDRPDVMSKFTTTVVAEQHRYPVLLSNGNPIASGPGEDGRHWATWEDPFMKPAYLFALVAGDLWCVEDSFCTMSGRDVALRIYVEPENIDKCQHAMNSLKKSMRWDEQTYGREYDLDIFMIVAVNDFNMGAMENKGLNIFNSSAVLARAETATDGAHQRVEGIVAHEYFHNWSGNRVTCRDWFQLSLKEGFTVFRDAGFSSDMNSRTVKRIQDVAYLRTHQFAEDAGPMAHAVRPESFIEISNFYTLTVYEKGSEVVGMIHTLLGAEGFRQGSDLYFARHDGQAVTCDDFVKAMEDANGVDLTQFKRWYSQAGTPRLAVSESYDAAAKTYSLTFRQSCPQTPDKVEKLPFVIPVELGLLDSRGAAMALRLAGEASAQGTSRVISVTEAEQTFTFVDVAEQPLPSLLRGFSAPVKLSFPYNRDQLMFLMQHDSDGFNRWDAGQQLAVQVLQELIGQHQQGQALVMDQRLVTALGTVLADESLDQAMVAEMLSLPGEAYLTEISEVADVEAIHGAREFARKQLAEQLFDALLKRYQDNRELSRATAYVAESEHFARRALQNITLSYLMLVGKPEVLAATIEQFDSADNMTERLTALAVLVNSPFEAERAQALAVFAENFKDNALVMDQWFSVQAASPLPGGLARVKALMEHPAFNIKNPNKVRAVFGAFAGQNLINFHAGDGSGYRFLADLVIQLNAINPQIASRQLAPLTRWRKYDSARQALMKAELERIRASGELSSDVFEVVSKSLA
- a CDS encoding metallophosphoesterase, translated to MMLDPARSYDLIGDVHGCALTLEHLLDRLGYHKQGGVWRHPSRMAVFLGDIIDRGPRIREALHIVHDMAEAGQALCIMGNHEFNALGWSTPAAPGSGKQFVREHTPRHARLIHETLAQFEQHPGDWHDFLQWFYQMPLFVDAGRFRVVHACWDSALITQLRQRYPDGCIDRDFLQASALPDSFASNAFDRLLRGTDMRLPHGLTMTSGDGLTRSFFRTKFWEDDPQTYGDIVFQPDALPEPVARTPLSRDEKNSLLRYAVEEPLLFVGHYWRSGTPAPIRPNLACLDYSAVLYGKLAAYRLDQETRLDPNKFVWVDVERPEVLR